A genome region from Clostridium sp. JN-9 includes the following:
- a CDS encoding N(4)-(beta-N-acetylglucosaminyl)-L-asparaginase: MYGMIATWRMAAEGITKGREILKSRGCAGDAIEVAIKDVEDFEYYKSVGYGGLPNEEMEVEFDAAYMDGTTLDIGAIAAIKDFANPISIARRLSMEKVNNFLVAEGAEKFAGKEGFERKNMLTERAKIFYYNRVKEINKQEIKPYSGHDTVGMVCLDEHGNMAVGTSTSGLFMKKKGRVGDSPICGSGFYVDSKVGGASATGLGEDLMKGCISYEIVRLMKEGHNPQEACEIAVLRLDSELKERRGKAGDISLIAMNNKGEWGAATNIEGFSFAVTTENEAPIVYLTKNVDGKCAYEVASKEWLDNYMNTRIAPIARR, encoded by the coding sequence ATGTATGGAATGATTGCAACTTGGCGTATGGCTGCTGAAGGTATTACTAAAGGAAGAGAAATCTTAAAAAGTAGAGGGTGTGCAGGAGATGCAATTGAAGTTGCCATTAAAGATGTTGAAGACTTTGAATACTATAAGTCTGTAGGTTACGGCGGTCTGCCTAATGAGGAAATGGAAGTAGAATTCGATGCAGCATATATGGATGGAACTACTCTTGATATTGGAGCAATTGCTGCAATTAAGGATTTTGCTAATCCAATCAGCATAGCAAGACGTTTAAGTATGGAAAAAGTAAATAATTTTTTAGTGGCAGAAGGAGCAGAGAAATTTGCTGGTAAAGAAGGTTTTGAACGTAAAAACATGTTAACAGAACGTGCTAAGATTTTTTATTATAATCGTGTTAAAGAAATAAATAAGCAGGAAATTAAGCCTTACAGTGGACATGACACCGTAGGTATGGTATGCCTTGATGAACATGGCAATATGGCTGTAGGTACCTCAACAAGTGGTTTATTTATGAAAAAGAAGGGAAGAGTTGGTGATTCTCCTATTTGCGGTTCTGGATTTTATGTAGATTCTAAGGTTGGGGGAGCTAGTGCTACAGGCCTTGGAGAAGATCTAATGAAAGGCTGTATTTCTTATGAAATTGTCCGCTTGATGAAAGAAGGCCATAATCCCCAAGAGGCTTGCGAAATTGCTGTATTAAGGCTTGATTCAGAACTTAAAGAAAGAAGAGGAAAGGCTGGGGACATATCTTTAATTGCTATGAATAATAAAGGAGAATGGGGAGCTGCTACAAATATTGAAGGCTTTTCTTTTGCAGTAACTACTGAAAATGAAGCACCAATTGTGTATTTAACCAAAAATGTAGATGGGAAATGCGCTTATGAGGTAGCAAGTAAGGAGTGGCTGGACAACTATATGAACACAAGAATAGCGCCCATTGCTAGAAGGTGA
- a CDS encoding PTS lactose/cellobiose transporter subunit IIA — MKGLELACFQIISSAGMAKSSFIEAIKAAKNSDFIKAKSCIDKGDEYFAEGHNIHTQLIQHESGDKQVSPNLLLVHAEDQLMSVETCKILANELIESYGRISALENK, encoded by the coding sequence TTGAAGGGATTAGAGCTAGCATGTTTTCAAATTATTTCCTCAGCAGGTATGGCAAAAAGCAGCTTTATTGAAGCAATTAAAGCAGCCAAGAATAGTGACTTTATAAAAGCAAAGTCTTGTATTGATAAAGGTGATGAATATTTTGCAGAAGGACATAATATTCATACTCAATTAATTCAGCATGAATCAGGAGATAAACAAGTTAGTCCAAACTTATTATTAGTACATGCCGAAGATCAGTTAATGTCTGTTGAAACCTGTAAGATATTAGCAAACGAATTAATTGAATCTTATGGACGCATTTCTGCTTTAGAAAATAAATAA
- a CDS encoding Sapep family Mn(2+)-dependent dipeptidase, which produces MKDKILGKIDELKNQMISDILKIVRINSVESKPEIGMPFGRGVNDCLLKALEIAMNLGFDTKNIDGYAGYAQFGEGSDYIGVIGHLDVVPPGEGWLEPPFSGYSKAERIYSRGILDNKGPIMSCLYALYACKLSGVKFNKPIRIIFGTNEETGMKDIEYYLSKERPPVMGWTPDCKYPVVYGERGRAKFKVCANEKNLKDLFSFVTKYFLQSKDTGDRLGIDFSDKEFGKMQMRGYGLRLEESKNIFDFTLSYPAGVTLLEIISQIKSKMLDTLSLEVVSNYDPVKFEKDCFLVRKLKEAYEEVTGFDGTPVTTTGGTYAKLIPNIVPFGPSFPGQKGIGHNPNEWMDIEDIVMNAKIYAISFLKLGGESGYE; this is translated from the coding sequence ATGAAGGATAAAATATTAGGGAAAATAGATGAGCTAAAAAATCAAATGATCTCTGATATTCTTAAGATAGTTAGAATTAACAGTGTAGAAAGCAAGCCTGAAATAGGAATGCCTTTTGGCAGAGGTGTCAATGATTGTCTGCTTAAGGCACTTGAAATAGCCATGAACCTTGGCTTTGACACAAAGAATATAGATGGATATGCAGGCTATGCACAGTTTGGAGAAGGCAGTGATTACATTGGTGTAATAGGACATTTAGATGTAGTACCTCCAGGCGAAGGGTGGCTCGAGCCTCCTTTTAGCGGCTATAGTAAAGCTGAGAGAATTTATTCTAGAGGCATTTTGGATAATAAAGGGCCAATTATGTCATGCCTATATGCACTATATGCCTGCAAATTAAGCGGGGTTAAATTTAATAAACCTATTCGTATTATATTTGGAACTAATGAAGAAACAGGAATGAAGGATATTGAGTATTATTTAAGCAAGGAAAGGCCACCTGTTATGGGGTGGACTCCAGACTGCAAATATCCTGTAGTTTATGGTGAAAGAGGGAGAGCAAAATTTAAGGTATGTGCTAACGAAAAGAATCTAAAGGACTTATTTAGCTTTGTTACCAAGTATTTTTTACAAAGTAAGGATACCGGAGATAGGTTAGGCATTGATTTTTCAGATAAAGAATTTGGAAAAATGCAGATGAGAGGCTATGGTTTAAGGTTGGAAGAAAGTAAAAATATATTTGACTTTACATTAAGCTACCCAGCAGGGGTGACTCTTTTAGAAATAATTTCTCAAATAAAATCTAAAATGCTAGATACCCTATCCTTGGAAGTTGTTAGCAATTATGATCCAGTAAAGTTTGAAAAAGATTGCTTTTTAGTAAGAAAGCTTAAAGAAGCCTATGAAGAAGTTACTGGATTTGATGGTACACCAGTAACTACAACTGGAGGTACTTATGCAAAATTAATACCTAATATAGTCCCATTTGGGCCAAGCTTTCCTGGGCAAAAGGGAATTGGGCATAACCCAAATGAATGGATGGATATTGAAGATATCGTGATGAATGCTAAAATATATGCAATAAGCTTTTTAAAATTAGGTGGTGAGAGTGGCTATGAATAA
- a CDS encoding RDD family protein: MKKGRKSVIESKTVISNDVPIWKRFIAYMVDWYLGSIFTSLPMVMIYMKVTNTQNLNTNLFQYPKQYVLLAGGMGLLFGLFYYLIVPLNIWKGQTLGKRWCHFKIVKMEGNNVMFKELFLRQVIGIFLIEGSLIFPSNLFHQILSFLINVNLITPLNYLGIAISIISALFVLFRKDHKAIHDLIANTRVISVDIAS, from the coding sequence GTGAAAAAAGGAAGAAAATCAGTTATTGAGAGCAAAACGGTAATTTCTAATGATGTACCAATTTGGAAACGTTTTATTGCTTACATGGTGGACTGGTATTTAGGAAGTATATTTACGTCCTTACCAATGGTAATGATATATATGAAAGTAACAAATACACAAAACTTAAATACGAATCTATTTCAATATCCAAAACAATATGTTCTTTTAGCTGGAGGTATGGGATTATTGTTTGGACTGTTTTATTACCTCATCGTGCCATTAAATATTTGGAAGGGGCAAACTTTAGGCAAACGATGGTGCCATTTTAAAATAGTTAAAATGGAAGGGAATAATGTGATGTTTAAAGAGCTATTTTTAAGACAAGTTATTGGCATTTTTTTAATAGAAGGGTCTTTGATTTTCCCAAGTAATTTATTTCATCAAATCTTATCTTTCTTAATTAATGTAAATTTAATTACCCCACTTAATTATTTAGGTATAGCAATAAGCATTATATCAGCATTGTTTGTTTTATTTAGAAAGGATCATAAAGCAATTCATGATTTGATCGCTAATACCAGGGTAATCAGTGTAGATATTGCTTCCTAG
- a CDS encoding PRD domain-containing protein — MLNKRQEKIIMFMHNSKDWIIGKELAKVLGVSDRTIRSDISHINGFYEYGLIESSIRLGYRINEDKFQSLDIEEQDAIPQTSKERCIYVIKELLLEKNDINLTLLQDKVYVSGYSIDNDIKKIKKMLEPYEGLHLIRSKNYIRLSGKEQKKRKLYKDLLEDEIKGNFLNLDKIASFYKDFNLIEVKDMLEATLKEYHYHIRQLTLTMIIMHIGIAIERIIHHNFIKTDRNTEELRNSLEYKIAQDFYHKVAKKIRIEIVDDEVALVASLLLGKKSTVYTNNDSKCKADYSIYDILQDIFLDIKKTFGVDFSSDNELLNGLEMHITSLIERYNKNIEIDNVYLQEIKRDYPLVFEMGVRACELLEEKLNIKISENEIAFIALHLGVAYVRANISYKYRVVMIHPQDKVLSNLCMEKVLNRFGDRMEIIESMNFFEESAITALKPDLILTTLPLKHKLSISTIQISLFVNYEDENKIYKALNNLEKIRCKDNFKLLVLKLIKKEFFYSHVNVNSRNELITKMCNNLYKKGFVDKAYESSVLQREKISATSFDYGFATPHGLNETFINQSALSIAILDKPISWGEYEVRLVILFTINKEDYKILRIFFDWLSNIISNSEQFRKLLEVNNYSEFIDQVLK; from the coding sequence TTGTTAAATAAAAGACAAGAAAAAATTATCATGTTTATGCACAATAGCAAAGACTGGATTATTGGCAAGGAATTAGCCAAGGTATTAGGGGTATCAGATCGTACTATTCGCAGTGATATATCCCATATTAATGGGTTTTATGAATATGGGTTAATTGAATCAAGCATAAGGCTTGGTTATAGAATAAACGAGGATAAATTTCAGAGCTTGGATATAGAAGAACAAGATGCAATTCCTCAAACCTCCAAGGAGCGATGTATTTATGTCATTAAGGAATTATTGCTTGAAAAAAATGATATTAATTTAACTCTTTTGCAGGACAAAGTATATGTGTCTGGTTATTCAATTGATAATGATATTAAAAAAATTAAAAAAATGCTTGAGCCTTACGAAGGTCTGCACCTTATAAGAAGCAAAAATTATATTCGTTTAAGCGGCAAGGAACAAAAGAAACGTAAATTATATAAGGATTTATTGGAAGATGAAATAAAGGGAAACTTTTTAAATTTAGACAAAATTGCTTCTTTTTATAAGGATTTTAATTTAATTGAAGTAAAAGATATGCTTGAAGCTACACTTAAGGAATACCATTATCATATCCGTCAGCTGACTTTAACCATGATTATTATGCACATAGGAATTGCAATAGAGCGTATTATACATCATAATTTCATTAAAACGGATAGAAATACGGAAGAATTAAGAAACAGCCTAGAATATAAAATTGCACAAGATTTTTATCATAAGGTGGCAAAAAAAATAAGGATAGAAATAGTTGATGATGAAGTTGCCTTAGTAGCGTCATTATTACTAGGTAAAAAAAGTACTGTTTACACCAATAATGATTCAAAATGTAAAGCTGATTATTCCATTTATGATATACTTCAGGATATCTTCCTCGACATTAAAAAAACTTTTGGTGTTGACTTCAGCTCTGATAATGAGCTGTTAAATGGGCTTGAAATGCACATTACCTCACTTATAGAACGATACAATAAGAATATTGAGATTGATAATGTATATTTGCAGGAAATCAAGCGTGACTATCCATTGGTTTTTGAGATGGGAGTAAGAGCTTGTGAGCTCCTAGAGGAAAAGCTCAATATAAAAATAAGTGAAAATGAAATTGCCTTTATTGCCTTGCATCTTGGCGTTGCATATGTTAGGGCAAATATATCCTATAAGTATAGAGTAGTTATGATTCATCCTCAAGATAAGGTTTTATCTAATTTATGTATGGAAAAAGTTCTTAATCGTTTTGGAGATCGCATGGAAATTATTGAAAGCATGAATTTCTTTGAGGAGTCGGCAATTACTGCTTTAAAGCCAGATTTGATTTTAACAACACTTCCATTAAAACATAAATTATCTATTTCGACAATACAGATTTCACTGTTTGTAAATTATGAAGATGAAAATAAAATTTATAAAGCCTTGAATAATTTAGAAAAAATAAGATGCAAGGATAATTTTAAACTTCTAGTTTTAAAGCTTATAAAAAAGGAATTTTTCTATTCTCATGTTAATGTAAATAGCCGCAATGAGTTAATTACAAAGATGTGCAATAACTTATATAAAAAGGGTTTTGTAGATAAAGCATATGAAAGCAGTGTGCTGCAGAGAGAAAAGATATCTGCAACCTCTTTTGACTATGGTTTTGCAACCCCTCATGGTCTTAATGAAACGTTTATTAATCAGTCAGCCTTAAGCATAGCAATTTTAGATAAACCAATTTCATGGGGAGAATATGAGGTGAGACTTGTAATCTTGTTTACCATTAATAAAGAAGATTATAAAATCCTAAGGATATTTTTTGACTGGCTAAGCAATATAATTTCTAATTCAGAGCAGTTTAGAAAATTATTAGAAGTAAATAATTACAGTGAATTTATAGATCAAGTCTTAAAATAA
- a CDS encoding PTS sugar transporter subunit IIC: MIKWLEKVLMPMAEAIGKNKYLIAVRDGFLISTPLLIVGSLFLLIANFPIPAWTNWLESVQVNGSTLAAYLGKPADATFSIMAIFAVLGIGYSFAKQMKTNPIFGAAVSIMGWFLIMPYGVTGKAHVAGIKDPVQVFLGGGLPLGWVGAKGIFIGIISAFLAVHIYAYAERKGWVIKMPAGVPPTVVQSFAALIPAGLVISVFFLINLFFGFFNTDVFTIVFKFLQLPLMNLGDTLGAMVIAYIFLHLFWFFGVNGGSVVGAVFNPILQTLTAENLEFFKTGVGQGHIICQQFQDLFATFGGCGSTLSLLIAMLLFCKSKRIKQLGKLALVPGIFGINEPIVFGLPIVLNPTMLIPFMLVPTLNIVISYFAMALKLVPICNGVNIPWTTPIIISGFLATNWAGSVLQALLLILGVIIYMPFIRIMDKQYMKEEAQANEEDDDSLEDLSFDDL, from the coding sequence ATGATTAAATGGTTAGAGAAAGTTTTAATGCCAATGGCTGAAGCAATTGGTAAAAACAAATATTTAATTGCCGTACGTGATGGTTTCTTAATATCAACGCCATTATTAATTGTGGGATCATTATTTCTATTAATAGCGAACTTCCCAATTCCAGCATGGACTAATTGGTTAGAGTCCGTACAAGTAAACGGATCTACCTTAGCTGCTTATCTTGGAAAGCCTGCTGATGCAACATTTTCAATTATGGCAATTTTTGCTGTACTAGGTATAGGATATTCCTTTGCTAAGCAAATGAAAACAAATCCTATATTTGGAGCTGCAGTATCAATTATGGGCTGGTTCTTAATTATGCCTTATGGTGTAACTGGGAAAGCTCATGTTGCTGGCATAAAAGATCCAGTTCAGGTTTTCTTAGGTGGAGGACTTCCGCTTGGCTGGGTTGGTGCAAAAGGTATATTTATCGGTATAATTAGTGCTTTCTTAGCTGTACACATTTATGCTTATGCTGAACGTAAAGGATGGGTAATCAAAATGCCTGCTGGTGTGCCTCCAACAGTTGTTCAATCCTTTGCAGCTTTAATTCCTGCTGGACTTGTTATATCTGTATTCTTTTTGATAAATTTATTTTTCGGTTTCTTTAATACTGATGTTTTCACAATCGTATTTAAGTTTCTGCAGTTACCTCTTATGAACCTAGGTGACACCTTAGGTGCTATGGTTATTGCTTACATTTTCTTACATCTATTTTGGTTCTTTGGAGTAAACGGTGGTTCTGTAGTAGGTGCTGTATTTAATCCTATTCTTCAAACTTTAACTGCTGAAAACTTGGAGTTCTTTAAAACTGGAGTTGGACAGGGACATATTATATGTCAACAATTTCAAGATTTATTTGCAACCTTTGGAGGATGTGGATCTACATTATCATTATTAATAGCAATGCTGTTATTTTGTAAATCAAAACGTATTAAACAGCTTGGAAAATTAGCTTTAGTGCCAGGTATTTTTGGCATTAATGAGCCAATAGTATTTGGACTTCCAATAGTATTAAATCCAACTATGCTAATTCCATTTATGTTAGTTCCTACACTTAACATTGTTATTTCATATTTTGCGATGGCCTTAAAATTAGTTCCAATTTGTAATGGTGTTAATATTCCATGGACTACTCCAATTATTATTTCTGGATTTTTAGCTACAAATTGGGCAGGTTCTGTGCTTCAAGCTCTATTATTAATTTTAGGTGTAATTATTTATATGCCATTTATAAGGATTATGGACAAACAATATATGAAAGAAGAAGCTCAAGCAAATGAAGAGGACGATGATTCTCTTGAGGATTTATCCTTTGATGACCTATAG
- a CDS encoding GrdB-related putative oxidoreductase, giving the protein MLIKIMMIYDQIQAGAGTKDDKMVPLGAKREPIGPAIMMEPFLKEIGGKVIACLYCGNGTYLADPEEVSRKLCAMVNKVNPDVVMCGPALNYKDYASMAAKVAYDINKSTNVPAFAAMSVENEEIIASYKDKVNIVVTPKKGGIGLNDSLRNMCKLAKALVNKEDVTALTHSICF; this is encoded by the coding sequence ATGTTAATTAAAATCATGATGATTTATGATCAAATTCAAGCTGGTGCAGGTACTAAGGATGATAAAATGGTGCCATTAGGCGCTAAAAGAGAACCTATCGGACCAGCAATCATGATGGAACCATTTTTAAAAGAGATTGGCGGCAAGGTAATTGCTTGTCTTTATTGTGGCAATGGCACTTACTTAGCTGATCCTGAGGAGGTTTCCAGAAAGCTTTGTGCTATGGTAAATAAGGTTAACCCAGATGTAGTGATGTGTGGACCTGCCTTGAATTATAAAGATTATGCCAGTATGGCAGCAAAAGTTGCTTATGATATTAATAAGTCAACTAATGTTCCAGCTTTTGCAGCTATGTCTGTTGAAAATGAGGAGATAATTGCAAGTTACAAAGATAAAGTAAATATTGTAGTTACTCCTAAAAAAGGTGGTATAGGACTTAATGATTCCTTGAGAAATATGTGCAAGCTTGCAAAGGCTTTAGTTAACAAGGAAGACGTTACAGCTTTAACTCACAGTATTTGCTTTTAA
- a CDS encoding Gfo/Idh/MocA family oxidoreductase, whose product MKLGIAGSGKIVQEFLPITPKLKGLELEAILGTKRSEEKLNNLKNKYGIKSIIYDYDEFLKYDLDAVYIALPNNLHYEYAKKALEAGKNVIVEKPFTSNYKEALILSDLAREKQLCIFEAITNQYLPNYRKIKELLPALGDIKIVQCNYSQYSSRYDKFKEGNVLPAFDPEFSGGALMDLNIYNIHYVVGIFGKPDNVEYYPNIERGIDTSGVLILDYGKFKCVCIGAKDCKAPIANNIQGDKGCIYMDTPAGVCERFQLLMNDGTSTTINENNYEHRMVNEFLEFMDMIKNKDLKKCYKMLDHSLTVSEVVTKARKKGGIIFPADKKNL is encoded by the coding sequence ATGAAATTAGGTATTGCAGGATCAGGTAAGATTGTTCAGGAATTTCTTCCTATTACACCAAAGTTAAAAGGATTAGAGCTGGAAGCTATTTTAGGAACAAAAAGAAGTGAAGAAAAGCTTAATAATCTTAAAAATAAATACGGGATTAAAAGCATTATATATGATTATGATGAATTTTTAAAATATGATTTAGATGCAGTGTATATTGCACTGCCAAACAATCTGCATTATGAATATGCAAAGAAAGCACTGGAGGCAGGCAAAAATGTTATAGTTGAAAAACCATTTACATCAAACTATAAGGAAGCACTGATTTTAAGTGATTTAGCCAGAGAGAAGCAGCTATGTATATTTGAAGCAATAACCAATCAATATCTGCCAAACTATAGAAAAATAAAGGAACTTCTGCCTGCACTTGGTGATATTAAAATAGTTCAATGTAATTATTCTCAGTACTCCAGCAGGTATGATAAGTTTAAGGAAGGCAATGTACTGCCTGCATTTGACCCTGAATTTTCAGGGGGAGCATTAATGGATTTAAACATATATAATATACATTATGTTGTAGGCATTTTTGGAAAACCAGATAATGTTGAATATTATCCAAATATAGAGAGAGGAATAGATACTTCAGGAGTATTAATACTTGATTATGGTAAATTTAAATGTGTATGTATTGGGGCAAAGGACTGCAAAGCACCAATAGCAAATAATATTCAGGGAGATAAGGGTTGTATATATATGGATACCCCTGCAGGTGTATGCGAGAGATTTCAGCTGCTTATGAATGATGGAACAAGTACCACAATAAATGAAAATAATTATGAACACCGGATGGTTAATGAATTCCTGGAGTTTATGGATATGATTAAAAATAAAGATCTTAAAAAATGCTACAAAATGCTGGATCACAGCTTAACTGTAAGCGAAGTTGTGACAAAGGCTAGAAAAAAGGGTGGAATAATATTTCCTGCAGATAAGAAGAATTTATAG
- a CDS encoding PTS sugar transporter subunit IIB — translation MKKIYLFCSAGMSTSMLASSMQAAADEKSLPIEVKAYPHNELDEIIKKHHPDCILLGPQVKYLYEKTVNDFGSTGIPIAVIDPTDYGMMKAKKVLKSALKLIKEANASK, via the coding sequence ATGAAAAAAATCTATTTGTTTTGTAGTGCCGGAATGTCTACAAGCATGCTAGCAAGCAGTATGCAGGCTGCAGCAGATGAAAAATCATTGCCAATTGAAGTAAAAGCTTATCCTCATAATGAGTTAGATGAAATTATTAAAAAACATCATCCAGATTGCATTTTATTAGGACCACAAGTTAAATATTTATATGAAAAGACTGTAAACGATTTTGGATCAACTGGTATTCCAATTGCTGTTATCGATCCTACTGATTATGGTATGATGAAGGCTAAAAAGGTTTTAAAAAGTGCACTTAAACTAATTAAAGAAGCAAATGCAAGTAAATAG
- a CDS encoding copper homeostasis protein CutC codes for MNKTAEVCCGSYYDCLQAFKGKAERVELNSALYLGGLTPSIAELILTKKNTNLKVICMARPRAAGFCYEKEDYETLLLDVKLLMDNGADGIAFGCLDDKGNINALQTEKVVELIKSYGEEKEAVFHRAFDCVSDAFEAAKVLIKLGVDRILTSGLEARAVDGKEVLKALQKSYGHEIQILAGSGVNAGNAKELMEYTGITQIHSSCKTWLEDKTTTKNHVTYAYGKDEFSYDVVDSEQVEQLVKVVNKEL; via the coding sequence ATGAATAAAACAGCAGAAGTATGCTGTGGAAGCTACTATGATTGTCTGCAGGCCTTTAAAGGGAAAGCAGAGCGAGTGGAATTAAATAGTGCCCTATATTTGGGAGGTTTAACTCCAAGTATTGCAGAACTAATTTTAACTAAAAAAAATACTAATTTAAAGGTAATTTGCATGGCAAGACCAAGAGCTGCAGGGTTTTGTTATGAAAAGGAAGACTATGAAACATTATTATTAGATGTAAAGCTCTTAATGGATAATGGCGCAGATGGTATAGCCTTTGGCTGTTTAGATGATAAAGGTAATATTAATGCTCTGCAAACAGAAAAAGTAGTTGAATTAATTAAATCCTATGGAGAAGAAAAGGAAGCAGTATTTCATAGGGCCTTTGATTGCGTCAGTGATGCCTTTGAAGCTGCAAAAGTCTTAATTAAGCTAGGTGTAGATCGCATTTTAACAAGCGGCTTAGAAGCAAGGGCTGTAGATGGAAAGGAAGTATTGAAAGCGCTGCAAAAAAGCTATGGACATGAAATCCAAATTCTAGCCGGCAGCGGAGTTAATGCTGGAAATGCAAAAGAGCTTATGGAGTATACTGGTATTACACAAATTCATAGTTCCTGTAAGACCTGGCTTGAGGATAAAACAACAACTAAAAATCATGTTACCTATGCCTATGGAAAGGATGAGTTTTCCTATGATGTAGTTGACTCTGAGCAAGTTGAGCAACTTGTAAAGGTTGTTAATAAAGAACTATAA
- a CDS encoding MupG family TIM beta-alpha barrel fold protein, which translates to MGISVYPEHSTEEKDYDYMKMAAKYGFTRIFTCLLSVNEPRETILKKFTKFMQKAHELGFIVGVDTNPDVFLHLGATPYDLKPFNDMKVDIVRLDGHFSDREDIAITHNSYGIPIEFNGSSNTALDLMIERGADKNNMVVCHNFYPQKYTGLGFDKFMEFTNKYKALGLPVAAFVSSNNKNTFGPWPVYEGLPTCEMHRGLPIDLQVRHLIAANKIDDILIGNAFAAEEELKSISEIDTTKTTLKIVLSEDVTDDEKNIIYNYPHFGRGDASDYIVRSSLPREDYKNKSIPYRKYHKEFFRKGDVIIVNDNLAHYRGELEIVLKDMANDGERNLVGRIPKEELIILDLLKPEYLFGFIKLDN; encoded by the coding sequence ATGGGTATTTCAGTTTATCCTGAACATTCAACTGAAGAAAAAGATTATGATTACATGAAGATGGCTGCAAAATATGGATTTACCAGAATATTTACATGCTTACTATCGGTAAATGAACCAAGAGAAACTATTTTAAAAAAATTTACTAAATTTATGCAGAAGGCACATGAACTTGGTTTTATTGTTGGTGTGGATACAAATCCTGATGTGTTTTTACATTTAGGTGCTACCCCATATGATTTAAAACCATTTAATGATATGAAAGTAGATATTGTGCGACTTGATGGACACTTTAGTGACAGGGAAGATATAGCAATCACCCATAATTCATATGGTATTCCAATTGAGTTTAATGGAAGCTCAAACACAGCACTTGATTTAATGATTGAAAGAGGCGCAGACAAAAATAATATGGTAGTATGCCATAACTTTTATCCTCAAAAATACACTGGACTTGGCTTTGATAAATTTATGGAATTCACTAATAAGTATAAAGCTCTGGGCCTGCCTGTTGCTGCATTTGTTTCTTCCAATAATAAAAATACATTTGGCCCATGGCCTGTTTATGAAGGACTTCCTACTTGTGAAATGCACAGAGGTCTGCCTATAGACTTGCAGGTTAGACATCTAATTGCAGCTAATAAAATTGATGATATTTTAATTGGCAATGCTTTTGCTGCAGAAGAAGAATTAAAATCAATATCTGAAATAGATACAACCAAAACCACATTAAAAATTGTACTATCAGAAGATGTTACGGATGACGAGAAAAACATAATATATAATTATCCTCATTTTGGACGAGGAGATGCTTCTGATTATATAGTAAGAAGCAGTTTACCGAGAGAAGATTATAAAAATAAATCAATTCCATATCGTAAATATCACAAAGAATTTTTCCGAAAAGGCGATGTTATAATAGTTAATGATAATTTAGCCCATTACAGAGGCGAACTGGAGATTGTTTTAAAGGACATGGCTAATGATGGAGAAAGAAATCTTGTAGGCAGAATACCAAAGGAAGAATTAATAATATTAGATCTATTAAAACCCGAATATCTTTTTGGTTTTATTAAATTAGATAATTAA